The DNA segment GGATGATCTGACGCAGCGTGGCAGGGTCACGGTCGAGCAGCTCCGGCACCTGCTGGGAGACGTATTGGTGGCTGGTGCCGTGGGCGCCGTAACGACGCACAGAGTACTTTTCCGCCACATTTTGGGGGATAGGGTAGATGCGGGAGGCATCCGGCAAGTCGGAGAAGAACGCGGTGTCGAAGACGGCCACGTGGGGGACGCTGGGGAGGAGTTTACGGGCCACCTTCATGCCGAGCACGTGTGCGGGGTTATGGAGGGGCGCCAGCGGGGAGAGACTTTCGATCTGTTCCACAACGGTGTCGTCGATCTTGACGGGTTCGTGGAAGATGTTGCCCCCTTGCACGACGCGGTGGCCGACTGCCACGACATCTTGTGTGTCAAGGTCGAGCCCTACTTCGCTAAAGAGGTCAATGACGAGTTGCATACCAACAGAGTGGTCGGGGATCGCCGCAATGTGCTCGATCTTTTCCCCATCATGCTTAATGGAGTACTTGCCTTGCGGGAGACCGATTTGGTCCACCATGCCGGAGGCGACGACAGCATCTGTACCCTCCAGAGCAGGGTTGATGAGCTGGTACTTGATGGAGGACGAACCAGAATTAATAACGAATACAGTGCTCAAGTGTGGCTCCTAGATGCTCTGAGCTTGGGTAGCGGTGACCGCGACAGTGTTAACAATGTCCTCTACGAGGGCGCCGCGGGAAAGGTCGTTGATGGGTTTCTTGAGACCCTGCAGGATAGGGCCGACGGCGACTGCACCGGCGGTACGCTGCACTGCCTTATAGGTGTTGTTACCAGTGTTGAGGTCGGGGAAGACCAACACGGTGGCACGGCCAGCAACGGGTGAGTCGGGGGCTTTGGAGGCGCCCACGGTGGCGTCCACCGCAGCGTCGAACTGTATGGGGCCGTCCACCGGGTAGGGCATGTCGCTATCGTTAACGATAGCGACAGCTTCGCGCACTTTGTCAACGTCCGCGCCGGAACCGGAGGTGCCGGTGGAGTAGGAGAGAAGGGCTACACGAGGTTCCACTCCGAACTGGCGTGCAGTGTCGGCGGAGGAAACGGCAATGTCGGCCAGTTGGGCAGGGGTGGGGTCGATATTAACGGCGCAATCACCGAAGGCCAGCACGTGGTCGTCCAGGCACATGAGGAAAATGGAGGAAACGGTGGCGACGCCTGGCTTGGTCTTGATGATTTCGAAGCTGGGGCGGATGGTGTGGGCGGTAGTGTGGGCCGCGCCGGAGACCATGCCGTCAGCTTTCCCAAGGTGGACCATCATGGTGGCAAAGTAGCTGATATCCTTCATCTTTTCGCGCGCGTCATCAATACTGATGCCCTTATGTTTGCGCAGTTCGAAGTAGGTTTCGGCAAACTCATCCAGCCCGTCGTAGTGATCAGGGTCGAGGAGGGCGGCAGCGGATATATCCAGGCCAAGCTGCTTCGCGCGGGTGAGGATGGAGTCCGGGTCCCCCAGGATGGTGAGATCGGCAAAGCCTTCATGGAGGATGATGTCGGCGGCTTCGAGGATACGGTCGTCGTCTCCTTCCGGCAGCACGATATGCTTCTTCTCCGCTTTTGCCCGCTGTAACAGTTGGTACTGGAACATTTGGGGGGTAACTGAGGTGGGTGCAGGCGTGGAGAGGAGATCGTCAAGCGGGGTAGCATCGAACCACTCGGCGGCGAATTCTTGCGCTTTTGCCAATTTGTGGGTGGCACTGGTGCGCAGGACACCTCGGGTGTTGTCGATGGTGGTGGCGGTGACGTAAGTACCTAGTGAAGTACTAAGGATGGGTACCTGGACGTTCGTCTTGGCCATCTCGAGCTGTTCAGCGGTGGGTTCTACGTTGGCGGTCCAGATGATGCCGACGATATTAGCGGTTTCTGGGTTATCTTGGTTGGCCAGCAGGGTGGCGAGGGTGTTTTCTCGGTCGGCGGGGACGACGACGATGGAGCTTTCCGAGATGTGGTCGAGAATACGCTGAGAGGTGACGCCGGCGACGGTGACAGCGAGGGCCTCATTGTTGAGCAGCTCAGAGTCGACGTCGTTAATGAGGGTAGCGTGGACGGCACGTTGGAGTTCGGAGACGGTGGGGGCGTGCAGCAGTGGAATTTCGGGGGTGGTGAGGACGGGGAGGTTTAAGGCTTCCCCGAAGGATTCCCGAATTTCGGCAGCGATCTCCTGGTAGTTGTCGTTGTCTGCGGGAATCCGGTTGACGATGAGAGCAGCCGGATTCTGGTGGTTCTTGCGGAGGTGTTGGACGGCGGCGAAACAGATGGAGCGGAAGGTGGTGACGTCGCGGTCGCGGAGGCTTTCGACGAGGAGAAGGCGTGCACCCAGGTTCATGGCAATCTGGCCGTTCAGATCGAACTCGTCGGCCATGCCAGTGGAGTAGTCGCTGCCGAGGACAACGACGATGTCGCACTTGTCTTGGATGGCATCAAAGCGAGAAATGATGGTGGACAGTGCCGTATTGCGGTCTTCGAGTAGGTCGAGGTAATTGACCCCGGTGCAGTCCTCGTAGGCGAGGTCGGCGTTGCTGAGCTCGGTGAGGGCCTGCAGCATGGGGTCCCCTTGCTCGGAGGGGATGACGCTGGCGGGAAGAATGGAGTTCACTGGGCGGAAAATGCCGACAGTGTACCCCGCGTCTTTCAGCCCGTAGATGAGAGCTGCGGTAATGATGGAGGTGCCGGCATTGGCTGCCGATGCCATGACATAGAAGGGGGATTGGTTCCGCTCCATAGAAGTCACCGATTCCTTGCGTTTTATGAGTTGTGCGGAGTTGTCGTGGTAGCGACACTATCGTAGTCGTAAATCAGCGATAGCCCGGGTGTCTTGTGGATCCCGGGTCGTGGCCTTAGCGCTTATTCTACTGAGCAAAATTAGCTCTAGACGAATTCTCTTGGCGCACAATAGTCGCCCGCGGTGGGCCCGGTCGGTGGTCCTGTTTATGCCCCTTGTCGTCGGCTCTACCCTGGTGATCTCTACCAGATGCTAGCTTTTTCGCCACGACCTGGGACAATGGACGTATGACAACCAAATCTAAGACGGCACAAGTGAGTGCACGTTCTGCAGAAAATATGGAGGAGGTCTCCGCAGTGAAGAGGCAGCAGGACGACAAAGAGGAGAAAAAGGACGCACCATCGTCTGTGAAGTGGAACTTTCTGACTGACATGGACGGCGTTCTTGTTAAAGAGGATAAGCCGGTTGATGGCGCTGAAAAGTTCCTTGAAGAGTTGCAGGGCAACGACATCAACTACATGGTGTTGACGAACAACTCGATTTTTACGCCGCGCGATCTGTCTGCCCGGCTCGCCCTCAGCGGCATCGACATCCCCGCGGAACGTATCTGGACCTCCGCGATGGCCACCGCCGCCTTCTTGGATGAGCAAAACCCCAATGGTACAGCATATGTGGTGGGCGAAACTGGCCTGACCACCGCCGTCCACGAGGCAGGCTACATCCTGACGGACACCAACCCCGACTATGTGGTGTTGGGAGAAACCCGTACCTACAGCTTTGAGGCCATCACCAAGGCTATCAACCTCATTTTGAAGGGCGCCAAGTTCATCTGCACCAACCCCGACAACACTGGCCCCGCCCCGGAGGGCGTGCTGCCGGCTACCGGTTCGGTGGCGTCCCTTATTATGGCGTCCACTGGTAAAGAGCCTTACTACATCGGTAAGCCGAATCCGATGATGATGCGCTCCGCGCTCCGGGCGATGGGCGCACACTCCGAAGAGACCATCATGATTGGTGACCGGATGGACACAGATGTGAAGTCTGGTCTGGAAGCTGGCATGCACACTTTCCTAGTACTCTCCGGTATCTCGGGTGTGAAGGAAGCGGACCGCTGGCCTTACCGCCCCAGCCGCATTATTGATTCGGTGGGTGCATTGGTGGGCCACACGGACAATCCGCTGAGTGTAAAGGACTCCGACAAGGTCAAGGACTAGCGGAAGAGGCAGGAGTTATCCCATACGTGGGTGAAGTTCTGCGGGAGCTCATTGATGAGGTCCTCATTGTCGGTGACGACGATGGTGTCCCGCCGTTGTGCCACGTTCTCCAGCACCATTTTCTTCACAAAGGACGCTGAATCGTTTTCTGCGTCGAGGGTGTGGAAGTAGCTTTGCGCGGCGTACGGCAGTGCCCGATCTTCCTGCGCGCCCACAATTTTGCCGCCGAGCACCACAGTGCAGTGTGCGGTCCAATAGAAGCCAGGTTCGTCCACGATATTGGCGTAGCCGTCTTCGTCAATGAAGTCCATGTTGTGGCGGCGGCACCATACCCAGGGGCGGCTCTTCGCGATTTCACCCAACATGCGGTCAGCTTTGCTACGACGACTCTGCCACATGTGGGTGGTGCGACTAGCGTAGACGGACTCACCATCCACAATGAGGTCTGCCTCGATAGTTTGCAGCCCAGTCCAGGCGTGTGCGAAACCTGGGATGAGTTCGAGCTGGGAGATGTCGTCTTCGGATAGCCAGGCGAGTTCTTGGGATTCTTCGTCCGCTTCGTACGCTACAGGGGCGTTGAGGTCAGCAACGACGGTGGTGTAGGTCCACAGGCCGCGCTCTCCGTTGACTCTCTCGAAGTAGCGTTCACCATTGCGAGCAACACGGTCCCCGAAGGGGTTGAAGTCACGGGTGAGCCGCTTGCTGTAGTACATGCCAGCGGTGGGGCCGTACCAGCGGGCACGGGCCGGGTCAACGGTGATGTGGGTTTCTTCGTAGACTTCGCGGAGAGCACCGGATACTGGGCTTTCGTGGGAGTCTATGGCGCCACCGGGGAGGCCCCAGGTGCCGCCAGCATTCGTCCATTCGGCGCGGTGCTGCATGAGGATGAGGGGGGTGCCGTCTTCAGCGGGGGCACGGAGTAGAAGCCCGGCCGCACCGAAAATGCCCCAGCGGTGTTCGTTTTGGGAGCCAATGCACATTCCATCGCCATCATGATCCACGGTGCCTACTTTACTGCTGAGAAAGGTGGAAGCGGACTTTTCGTGGGTTCCGTTCGCTGCTAGCGGTAATTTTACCCCGAAAATGAGGGGTAAATTACCAGCGACCCCCACCGGAGCGCGTGTGTGGGGGTC comes from the Lawsonella clevelandensis genome and includes:
- a CDS encoding acetate/propionate family kinase encodes the protein MSTVFVINSGSSSIKYQLINPALEGTDAVVASGMVDQIGLPQGKYSIKHDGEKIEHIAAIPDHSVGMQLVIDLFSEVGLDLDTQDVVAVGHRVVQGGNIFHEPVKIDDTVVEQIESLSPLAPLHNPAHVLGMKVARKLLPSVPHVAVFDTAFFSDLPDASRIYPIPQNVAEKYSVRRYGAHGTSHQYVSQQVPELLDRDPATLRQIILHLGNGASASAVKGGKPIDTSMGLTPLEGLVMGTRCGDIDASVVFHLMRQGGYTVDEMDTMFNRQSGVKAMIGSSDMRDLDDLMAAHDAVGQRCWNVYINRLKRYIGAYMVELGGVDVIVFTAGIGENSPEIREDCLAGLEELGIEIDKDSNNHHFRKPSIISTPESKVTVMVVPTNEELAISRQAIQFAE
- a CDS encoding HAD-IIA family hydrolase, which produces MDGVLVKEDKPVDGAEKFLEELQGNDINYMVLTNNSIFTPRDLSARLALSGIDIPAERIWTSAMATAAFLDEQNPNGTAYVVGETGLTTAVHEAGYILTDTNPDYVVLGETRTYSFEAITKAINLILKGAKFICTNPDNTGPAPEGVLPATGSVASLIMASTGKEPYYIGKPNPMMMRSALRAMGAHSEETIMIGDRMDTDVKSGLEAGMHTFLVLSGISGVKEADRWPYRPSRIIDSVGALVGHTDNPLSVKDSDKVKD
- the pta gene encoding phosphate acetyltransferase — protein: MERNQSPFYVMASAANAGTSIITAALIYGLKDAGYTVGIFRPVNSILPASVIPSEQGDPMLQALTELSNADLAYEDCTGVNYLDLLEDRNTALSTIISRFDAIQDKCDIVVVLGSDYSTGMADEFDLNGQIAMNLGARLLLVESLRDRDVTTFRSICFAAVQHLRKNHQNPAALIVNRIPADNDNYQEIAAEIRESFGEALNLPVLTTPEIPLLHAPTVSELQRAVHATLINDVDSELLNNEALAVTVAGVTSQRILDHISESSIVVVPADRENTLATLLANQDNPETANIVGIIWTANVEPTAEQLEMAKTNVQVPILSTSLGTYVTATTIDNTRGVLRTSATHKLAKAQEFAAEWFDATPLDDLLSTPAPTSVTPQMFQYQLLQRAKAEKKHIVLPEGDDDRILEAADIILHEGFADLTILGDPDSILTRAKQLGLDISAAALLDPDHYDGLDEFAETYFELRKHKGISIDDAREKMKDISYFATMMVHLGKADGMVSGAAHTTAHTIRPSFEIIKTKPGVATVSSIFLMCLDDHVLAFGDCAVNIDPTPAQLADIAVSSADTARQFGVEPRVALLSYSTGTSGSGADVDKVREAVAIVNDSDMPYPVDGPIQFDAAVDATVGASKAPDSPVAGRATVLVFPDLNTGNNTYKAVQRTAGAVAVGPILQGLKKPINDLSRGALVEDIVNTVAVTATQAQSI
- a CDS encoding NUDIX domain-containing protein is translated as MDHDGDGMCIGSQNEHRWGIFGAAGLLLRAPAEDGTPLILMQHRAEWTNAGGTWGLPGGAIDSHESPVSGALREVYEETHITVDPARARWYGPTAGMYYSKRLTRDFNPFGDRVARNGERYFERVNGERGLWTYTTVVADLNAPVAYEADEESQELAWLSEDDISQLELIPGFAHAWTGLQTIEADLIVDGESVYASRTTHMWQSRRSKADRMLGEIAKSRPWVWCRRHNMDFIDEDGYANIVDEPGFYWTAHCTVVLGGKIVGAQEDRALPYAAQSYFHTLDAENDSASFVKKMVLENVAQRRDTIVVTDNEDLINELPQNFTHVWDNSCLFR